The genomic region GAAAAGAACAGCGAACTTGCCGGTCTGGACGCATCGCTACAACTTTGTGCGTCCGCATACGGCTCTTGGCAGAAAACCTCCAGCCTCAAGGCTGAGCGGAGGGTGAACAACGTGTTGACACTCTACAGCTAGGCAAGTGATTTTATAAAAATTTTGATTTTTAAAATATATAAAGCTATTCGTTGGTATTATTTATGCGTGACTATTTGAAGAAGAATATTTTTCCTGCTCCGGAGGCTGCCATGTCAAGCATTTCCCCTATCTCATCGTCAGGTTATGAATTGCGCTATGACGCCACGCGCCCGGGCGGCATTGCGTTGTCCAAAGCCGAAACCGGGAACGCGAGCGATACGGTGAGCATTTCCGATACCGGCCGGCAGGTTGCCTCCCAGGCGGCCGCCATGCGCGACGAGGCGGCCCGGCAGATGGATGCCGCCGATCGCTATCAGACGGCGCTTGACTTTGGGCGGGATTTT from Desulfovibrio porci harbors:
- a CDS encoding integrase core domain-containing protein, with translation KRTANLPVWTHRYNFVRPHTALGRKPPASRLSGG